The nucleotide window CAAAGGCATTACTGCTCATCGTGTAATAAATGGTCAGGTAAGGAGAGATACTCGGGTCAAACAACCCAGATTCAGGGTCAGTGGGGTCAACCGGATAGAACCCTGTAATTTCCAGGGTTGGCATGGGTATAATATTCTTTTCTTCAGAATAAGAACTTTCGTTATTATATATATCAACCGCGGTAATCTTATAAGCGTAAGATACACCATTAGTCAATCCTGTATCTGAGTAGTAATTCTGACAGATGATTGCTGGATTCACCTTAACTCCATTACGGTAGACATTATAACCTAAAAGGTCAGACTCATTATTTCTTATCCATTCCAGAGCGGCAGAGGCATCGTGAGGATATACGGCTAAACCTTTGGGAGAAGCAGGAGGAATTGTATCTATAAGTTGAGGTGTAACTTCAACCTCCGTAGAATAAGGGCCCTCTACTCCATCTTCATTTAAGGCAGTAATCTTATAGTAATAAGTAGTGCCATTTACTATGTTGTAGTCATTGTACCAATTCCAGAAGGAGATTTGGTCGATATTTTGATATACGCCACCTTTGGGTTTACGGTAGATTTTATGCCCGCCGTCTGCATCATAACTCCAGTCCCAACTCAAAGAGATATAGTTAGAATAGCCAACCGCAGAGAGATTTGTTGGTGCGGCTGGCGGATTTGTATTCTTTGGGATTCCAGAAGCTCGATTGGATAACCCACTCTTATTTCCCGATGTATCTACTGCTAATACCTTGTAGTAATATGTTACGCCCCGAATTAAATCATAAGCTTGTAGGCTGTTTGTTGTTGGCTCATAATATGCATCATAAATTTCTTCCGATACATTGGGAGAGGTAGATTCATAGACACGATAATAGGCTACTGCTACATTATCCGTTGATGCTGTCCAGGTTAGATTTAGATGTGTCCCGTCATCTTCTGCTGGATTGGTGATGGTTAGATTAGTCGGTATTGAAGGAGGAGTGGTATCCTGTGGTTGAAGTGGTGTAGCACTGACTACATTTGAGGCATTACTTTCATTACCTGCATAGTCTGTTGCTGTTACTATGAAATAATATGGTATTAACTCACTTAAACCTTTAAAGGTATAAAAAGTATTTAGCCTGCCAGATACCCAATGATATTCATCATAATTAGTTGGTGTTATATTTGAATATCTACTCATCATCACAAAATAGCCATCACAATCTTGTTCTGGATTTGCATTCCATGTTAAAGTAATTTGTTGTAGTTCAGGGGTTGCTATTAACCCTGTTGGGGTTGATGGTGGAATATCCTGAGGTGTAGTATTTACAGTTGAAGATGGCTCACTTTCATTATCAGACTCATCCGTAGCGGTAACTATAAAATAATATAAAGTCCCATTTGTCAATCCTGTAAAGGTATAATTAGTAGTCGTCCTTCCATATACCCAGTCAAAATCATCATAATTGGTAGGGCTTATTGAAGAACTTGTACTGTAATATACATAATAACCATCACAATCAGACTCTGTATTTGCATTCCAATTTAATGTAACCTGATTATTACCTGCCGTTGCTTTTAAACCTGTTGGTGCTGAAGGTGGAGTTGTATCCTGTGGAGTAGCACTCACCCGTAAGGATGGCTTACTTTCATTATTAGAATTATCCGTTGCGGTAATTATAAAATAATATAAAGTCCCATTTGTCAATCCTGTAAAGGTATAATTAGTAGTCGTCCTTCCATATACCCAGTCAAAATCATCATAATTGGTAGGGCTTATTGAAGAACTTGTACTGTAATATACANNNNNNNNNNNNNNNNNNNNNNNNNNNNNNNNNNNNNNNNNNNNNNNNNNNNN belongs to bacterium and includes:
- a CDS encoding fibronectin type III domain-containing protein, whose product is VYYSTSSSISPTNYDDFDWVYGRTTTNYTFTGLTNGTLYYFIITATDNSNNESKPSLRVSATPQDTTPPSAPTGLKATAGNNQVTLNWNANTESDCDGYYVYYSTSSSISPTNYDDFDWVYGRTTTNYTFTGLTNGTLYYFIVTATDESDNESEPSSTVNTTPQDIPPSTPTGLIATPELQQITLTWNANPEQDCDGYFVMMSRYSNITPTNYDEYHWVSGRLNTFYTFKGLSELIPYYFIVTATDYAGNESNASNVVSATPLQPQDTTPPSIPTNLTITNPAEDDGTHLNLTWTASTDNVAVAYYRVYESTSPNVSEEIYDAYYEPTTNSLQAYDLIRGVTYYYKVLAVDTSGNKSGLSNRASGIPKNTNPPAAPTNLSAVGYSNYISLSWDWSYDADGGHKIYRKPKGGVYQNIDQISFWNWYNDYNIVNGTTYYYKITALNEDGVEGPYSTEVEVTPQLIDTIPPASPKGLAVYPHDASAALEWIRNNESDLLGYNVYRNGVKVNPAIICQNYYSDTGLTNGVSYAYKITAVDIYNNESSYSEEKNIIPMPTLEITGFYPVDPTDPESGLFDPSISPYLTIYYTMSSNAFDKIILRIYKGDEIVYTETKLKTQDGYFTWNGKYLSGEEADFDNLTVELEGILSPAPQQSQHELRRLIGLGVTNVKTNPKNAKKASWNEFAAVDVTKTEDSDKFVEKMKNLGWVNRGYKKSTTPSPSLENCLRNAGESDQADILYISSHGSSGDGCLYYDSGDYLLSPEDIYFDFNNTWNTDLDWVIIAACSVLNIDSLAYGSPTEMPATEHGKRWAKTMLGNKGPVRGLFGYRWYSPGIQDDPRYADATTVVEKFINYLDQGKTFVDAWQYANLDVGRAMETWNLHFFDYAIITHTGHKDDHLPDKGTVRKDDDKGTSMYYWWCNYEIENWEQRKANKNTVKPQGPVQFSP